One region of Termitidicoccus mucosus genomic DNA includes:
- a CDS encoding LysR family transcriptional regulator yields the protein MELQQLRYLVAVAETGNFTRAAERCFVTQPSLSQQIINLETELGHKLFHRLGRRAVPTETGEMFIGRARRILFEVETAAKEIQDSPSQERRITVGATPSIMPYWLPPLILEATGRFPGLVINTLENFHAPLLNAVVDGEVDLALISMPVDDHRVAAEVLFREPLLLVVAEGHPLASKPEVTAHDLADETFVLLGHSSSLASQIQRFCGDHDFEPRSGHHCAQIRTVKSLVAVGAGISILPKSARTSVDPVSLVYRKLSGRAPYREIALVRHLQRYQSHGANQFITLLRENVRALDAGKRETGGKAGK from the coding sequence ATGGAGCTTCAACAACTACGCTATCTCGTCGCCGTGGCCGAGACCGGGAATTTCACCCGGGCGGCCGAGCGCTGCTTTGTCACTCAACCATCTCTCAGTCAGCAGATAATAAATCTGGAGACCGAGCTGGGCCATAAACTCTTCCACCGGCTGGGACGCCGGGCGGTGCCGACCGAGACGGGCGAGATGTTCATCGGACGCGCCCGCCGCATCCTGTTTGAGGTGGAAACGGCGGCCAAGGAGATTCAGGACAGCCCGTCCCAGGAGCGGCGCATCACGGTGGGCGCCACCCCGAGCATCATGCCCTACTGGCTGCCGCCGCTTATCCTGGAGGCGACCGGGCGGTTTCCGGGCTTGGTGATCAACACGCTGGAAAACTTCCACGCGCCGCTGCTCAACGCGGTGGTGGACGGCGAGGTTGACCTGGCATTGATTTCGATGCCGGTGGACGACCACCGCGTGGCTGCGGAGGTCCTGTTTCGGGAGCCGCTGCTGCTGGTCGTCGCCGAAGGCCATCCGCTGGCGTCCAAGCCGGAGGTGACGGCGCACGATCTGGCGGATGAGACCTTTGTGCTGCTCGGGCATTCCAGCAGCCTGGCCTCGCAAATCCAGCGATTCTGCGGCGACCACGATTTCGAGCCGCGCAGCGGGCATCATTGCGCGCAGATACGCACCGTGAAATCACTCGTGGCGGTCGGCGCGGGGATCTCCATTTTGCCAAAATCGGCCCGCACCAGCGTGGACCCGGTGAGCCTGGTTTACCGGAAGCTGAGCGGTCGCGCCCCCTATCGGGAAATCGCCCTTGTGCGCCACCTCCAGCGTTACCAAAGCCACGGCGCGAACCAGTTCATCACGCTCCTGCGGGAAAATGTGCGGGCCTTGGACGCGGGCAAAAGGGAGACCGGGGGTAAGGCCGGCAAATGA
- a CDS encoding autotransporter outer membrane beta-barrel domain-containing protein → MNPDKTHHAETRPVSEHSQPNTSGLRPQRRLPLPALFVLTALLLTSTGAGLRAQTIINTDTTATGIAVEHTTGGTLTISATVVSTGSYAVRVATSPVTLVNEATGRIEATDATTARRAVDFAISGTLLNAGIISSTAHAGGVGIYAGALITGSNSGLIEGGTYGMDFAAAANGSVFTNSGTILGAGGVSRGIRVNSGASIELANEAGGLITGGQHGVYFNSGGTVTNAGLVTGTASNGEGLTTNGMTKVVNTGIFAGSKYGINFGSTSTNNILDNSGTVSGTGPAGVGVYAQNLLSGTNTGLITGTFGIQFGHANAAGSEIINFGTISGTGANSRGVTSSPAAILLDNRSGGLVEGALQGVYFAAPGGTVTNSGTIKAVATANGRAVHAEGGPLSLTNSGLVQGLQYGVWLNGAAATGSEITNFGTITGTSAGSFGIYSASSSLLVTNSTSGLIEGGTAGVWLAAGGTIRNSGIINATAADGWGVYVADGDALVENLATGTIRGVYAGGTTSVVNDGLITGSGVWLSAWSTLAGSGTISATGTALTLADGANHANAMSLVGTEVGVAFASSGTLVNNARIEGTARHGVQALNASVSVTNAAGALIQGGNSGMYLVYGGTVANSGTISGTHQNTGSGISAEAGPVLVTNSTSGLVQGGAYGLYLYQGGTLVNHGAITSTGSYGYGIQVYGAFTATNTGLIQGSSYGAVFPSTSTLWNSGIISATSVNGGSGVMVGGTSLVTNLGLIEGTAHGLALSNGGTLANSGTIRGDTDGSGYGYGASFSGTFAAANTGLIEGRVGVTAANGIVVLFNSGTIRGAGAGGGIESYGAFTGSNSTSGLIQGGDYGLYLYQGGTVWNAGIVSATLSYNGIGINATGSVVVDNAGGRIEASNDAIQLASGGTIRNSGTIKGGYRGVNMGGNTWGAWVSNTTGGRIEGVAYGVNAVAGGTVWNSGYILGTDTGGADGVYFGGNDGIGEVRNTGTIIGGGRYGVSFFNDTPANLLTNGAGALVQGVSAGVWIEGGTVTNSGAIIGTSAAGYGLWSRGTLSLANDGLIQGGAYGANIILDASGTVTNSGTITGTSAAGIGMNANIRLVTNSASGLIEGGQDGLLLTNSSTLSNSGTIRGLAGAGVGASGRLTGTNTGLIQGGSTGVNLAAGGTLHNSGTITGTAASSYGIYAANASVLISNTTGGLVTGGEDGIYLAAGGTVANSGTLAGGNDSGVYAWGAPVSVTNNAGGAISGGQQGVWLSAAGDVTNNAGARIHGDWYGVYLNAGGSVANTGSITGGYHGVYAIATPAFVDNGTGGHISGSNIGVWLAAGGTVANAGAIAGTGAGGYGVLAENGAALVTNTTSGSITGAAHGVWLGAGGTVFNSGAILGQAFSGRGVYSDGIATVTNAGLIQGVYEGINLYAGGTVANSGIISGTDGSAGDGVYSTNAGTLITVTNNSAGLIEGGWRGIATFGSLDVVNSGTITGMTGPGIYAGERALVTNTTGGLISGGTWAIFLEANAANEVRLWNGSTLAGALEINGDASTLTLAGASGSQSYAAAVTGSTVFTGTLVKTGSGAWDLDSPAASLAGLAQQATLVQAGTLAVDWAAHQLNAAPADVTAGATLQVRKSGTAAATFASPLTGAGYIDLYNAAATAGGEFVLAAAAGNAFTGTIGVRGATRTGYFRLDDNAEAALAGATLLLGANSETTLDADRTIGGLHFDGGRVFIMTDTAASPITPCVLTVGTLAGANGSFGLGDGALTGLDLPRPPGTGALTANIFDVDAIVISDNRTPIVKVTGSSSVGHGTAYSLVDTATAALGESGTMDFYDATGTDIIGKITHGYKAVYYDPAIDPASGASGPGVYLDYGVTAIESTHATTAITLDPTGSHDKTLSAKLAGAGAGFIFTGADTITLAQQAGYTGATLITGSAVLKAGDGIADIIASSTRVTLDGERTGFDLGTANQRVQDFSGSGSVALRDATLTVDNTGFTGTLSGAVTGGAGGLALAGGNLALTGTGSYTGTTAVQTGATLTLGDGTTLGALASASRVSVAAGGTFALWRSDAVTFANTVAADGIIEVKAGSGDTAFTGPLTGSGTLVQNAAALATLSGANDIALLVNRGTAQIGTGGGIGNGWADDRLDRSVTLAAADTKLILDRSDNFYIDTAIAGAGAVDIIGGGTTVVQRQQTYTGATYVRGDTLRSGTTNVFAASAGLTLENAAFDLAGHNQTLQRLHGAPGSAGIPARVYYHTDQIAHIAPDNQPLPASAYATLTTGELTGATEQHLNIDLAGRLSDRLQVGTLATGTHRFVLHRTTTTEIDDAKRTYALDMLALPMAASDDPAVLDITSNEFEMGAHTYRLYRGDGGRIMPETNKFYLSGGDARSRAGDAIYWTAGVAGLDWHYSLDSLRKRMGELRMGGLPENGNVWVTANTYRLNAGGGLAGDGFTQDSFGMTAGGDRRIDLSGDLTLLAGGFLSFARHERDFERHGSGETSGFGLGGYATVLHKDGWYGDFVLRADRNSNKLHSQAVDGFVTDARYGSEAMGASLELGRYVTSGNLWLEPSVQMALARFGSETYDTERQTVYHEPIHVRIDGATAAQYRLQMRGGVDLGRWRPYLRVAEVKSDTGGGKLHVEGREWTPGFDGWRFEAGLGAGYLIDAQSQLYFDYEYNKADAYERPWSLSLGYRRAW, encoded by the coding sequence ATGAATCCAGACAAAACCCACCACGCAGAAACACGCCCGGTTTCCGAGCATTCCCAACCCAACACCTCCGGTCTGCGTCCGCAGCGTCGGCTGCCACTGCCGGCGCTTTTCGTCCTCACCGCGCTCCTGCTCACGTCGACGGGCGCGGGCTTGCGCGCGCAGACCATCATAAACACCGATACCACCGCCACGGGCATTGCCGTTGAGCACACCACGGGCGGCACGCTGACCATCAGCGCGACCGTCGTCAGCACGGGCTCCTATGCCGTGCGGGTCGCCACGAGCCCCGTGACGCTGGTCAACGAGGCCACTGGGCGCATTGAGGCCACGGATGCGACCACAGCTCGTCGCGCGGTTGATTTTGCCATCAGCGGCACACTCCTCAACGCCGGCATCATTTCCTCCACCGCCCACGCCGGTGGAGTCGGTATTTATGCCGGTGCCCTCATCACTGGATCCAATTCTGGACTCATCGAGGGCGGCACCTACGGCATGGATTTCGCCGCGGCCGCCAATGGCAGTGTGTTTACCAATTCCGGCACGATCCTCGGCGCGGGGGGCGTGAGCCGTGGTATTAGGGTGAACAGCGGAGCCTCTATTGAACTGGCCAACGAGGCTGGTGGTCTCATCACGGGAGGCCAGCACGGTGTGTATTTCAACAGCGGCGGCACTGTGACCAACGCTGGCCTCGTCACAGGCACGGCCTCCAACGGCGAGGGCCTCACCACCAATGGCATGACCAAGGTCGTCAACACCGGCATCTTTGCCGGCAGCAAATACGGCATCAATTTTGGTTCGACTTCCACGAACAACATTCTGGACAACTCCGGCACTGTTAGTGGCACGGGTCCCGCTGGCGTGGGAGTTTATGCCCAAAATCTGCTCAGTGGCACCAATACCGGGCTCATTACGGGCACCTTCGGCATTCAGTTTGGCCACGCCAATGCCGCTGGCAGCGAAATCATTAACTTTGGCACGATCTCCGGCACGGGGGCGAATAGCCGAGGCGTCACCTCTTCTCCCGCTGCCATCCTGCTCGACAATCGCTCTGGCGGTCTGGTCGAGGGCGCATTGCAGGGCGTTTACTTCGCCGCCCCCGGTGGCACGGTGACCAACTCCGGTACCATCAAGGCCGTTGCCACTGCCAACGGCAGGGCTGTTCACGCCGAAGGAGGTCCGCTTTCCCTCACCAATTCCGGTTTGGTTCAGGGGCTCCAATACGGTGTCTGGCTCAATGGAGCCGCCGCCACCGGCAGCGAGATTACAAACTTCGGCACCATCACAGGCACGTCCGCTGGCAGCTTTGGCATATACTCCGCCTCTTCCTCCCTCCTCGTCACCAACTCCACCTCCGGCCTCATCGAAGGCGGCACGGCGGGTGTCTGGCTCGCCGCCGGCGGCACCATCCGCAACTCCGGCATCATCAACGCCACCGCCGCGGACGGCTGGGGCGTTTACGTCGCCGACGGCGATGCTCTCGTGGAAAACCTCGCCACCGGCACCATTCGCGGCGTCTATGCCGGCGGCACCACCTCGGTCGTGAACGACGGCCTCATCACCGGCTCCGGCGTGTGGCTCTCCGCTTGGTCCACCCTCGCCGGCTCCGGCACCATCAGCGCCACGGGCACCGCGCTCACGCTGGCCGACGGCGCGAACCACGCCAACGCCATGAGCCTCGTCGGCACCGAGGTCGGCGTGGCCTTCGCCAGCTCCGGCACGCTGGTGAACAACGCCCGCATCGAGGGCACGGCCCGCCATGGCGTGCAGGCCCTGAACGCCTCCGTGTCCGTCACCAACGCCGCCGGCGCGCTCATCCAGGGCGGCAATTCCGGCATGTATCTCGTCTACGGCGGCACCGTCGCCAACTCCGGCACCATTTCGGGCACGCACCAAAACACGGGCAGCGGCATTTCTGCGGAAGCGGGTCCAGTCCTCGTAACCAATTCCACCTCCGGCCTCGTTCAAGGCGGCGCTTACGGTCTTTACCTGTATCAAGGCGGCACGCTGGTCAACCACGGCGCCATCACGAGCACGGGAAGCTACGGTTACGGCATTCAGGTTTACGGCGCTTTTACCGCCACCAACACCGGCCTCATCCAAGGCAGTTCCTATGGCGCGGTTTTCCCTTCCACCAGCACGTTGTGGAATTCCGGCATCATCTCGGCCACCAGCGTCAATGGCGGCAGCGGAGTCATGGTCGGCGGCACGTCCCTCGTCACCAACCTCGGCCTCATCGAAGGGACCGCGCACGGCTTGGCTCTGAGTAATGGCGGCACGCTGGCCAACTCCGGCACCATCCGCGGCGACACTGACGGCTCCGGCTACGGCTACGGTGCCAGCTTTAGCGGCACGTTTGCCGCCGCCAACACCGGCCTGATCGAGGGCCGCGTCGGTGTTACCGCCGCGAACGGCATCGTCGTATTGTTCAACTCCGGCACGATTCGCGGCGCCGGCGCCGGCGGCGGCATCGAAAGCTACGGCGCGTTTACCGGCAGCAACTCCACCTCCGGTCTCATTCAGGGCGGGGACTACGGTCTTTACCTGTACCAAGGCGGCACGGTGTGGAACGCCGGCATCGTCAGCGCCACGTTGTCATATAATGGCATCGGCATCAATGCGACGGGCTCCGTGGTCGTGGACAACGCAGGCGGCCGCATCGAGGCGAGCAATGACGCCATCCAACTCGCCTCCGGCGGCACGATTCGGAACAGCGGCACCATCAAGGGCGGCTATCGTGGCGTGAATATGGGAGGCAACACCTGGGGCGCCTGGGTGAGCAACACCACGGGCGGCCGGATCGAGGGCGTTGCTTATGGCGTGAACGCCGTGGCTGGCGGCACGGTGTGGAACAGCGGCTACATCCTTGGCACCGATACTGGCGGGGCTGACGGCGTCTATTTCGGTGGCAATGACGGCATTGGCGAGGTGCGCAACACCGGCACCATCATCGGTGGAGGCAGGTATGGCGTGTCATTTTTCAATGACACCCCGGCCAATCTTCTCACCAACGGCGCCGGCGCCCTTGTCCAAGGCGTGAGCGCCGGCGTCTGGATCGAGGGCGGCACCGTCACCAACAGCGGCGCCATCATCGGCACGTCCGCCGCCGGCTACGGCCTGTGGTCGCGCGGCACGCTCTCGCTCGCCAACGACGGCCTCATCCAGGGCGGCGCGTATGGCGCCAACATCATCCTCGACGCCAGCGGCACGGTGACCAACTCCGGCACCATCACCGGCACGTCCGCCGCCGGCATCGGCATGAATGCCAACATCCGCCTCGTCACCAACAGCGCCTCCGGCCTCATCGAGGGCGGGCAGGACGGCCTTCTTCTCACCAACAGCAGCACGCTGTCCAATTCCGGCACGATTCGCGGACTGGCCGGCGCCGGCGTCGGCGCGAGCGGCCGGCTCACCGGCACAAACACCGGTTTGATTCAAGGCGGCTCGACCGGCGTCAACCTCGCCGCCGGCGGCACGCTCCATAACAGCGGCACCATCACCGGCACGGCGGCAAGCAGCTACGGCATTTATGCCGCCAATGCCTCGGTGCTCATCAGCAACACCACCGGCGGGCTTGTCACCGGCGGCGAGGATGGCATCTATCTCGCGGCGGGCGGCACGGTCGCCAACAGCGGCACCCTCGCGGGCGGAAACGACAGCGGCGTCTACGCCTGGGGCGCGCCTGTCTCCGTCACCAACAACGCGGGCGGCGCCATCAGCGGCGGACAGCAAGGCGTCTGGCTTTCCGCCGCCGGCGACGTGACCAACAATGCCGGGGCGCGCATTCACGGCGACTGGTATGGCGTTTATCTTAACGCCGGCGGCAGCGTGGCCAACACCGGCAGCATCACGGGCGGCTATCACGGCGTTTACGCCATTGCCACGCCCGCTTTCGTGGACAACGGCACCGGCGGTCACATCAGCGGCTCCAATATCGGCGTCTGGCTCGCCGCCGGTGGCACCGTGGCCAATGCCGGCGCCATCGCCGGCACAGGAGCGGGCGGCTACGGCGTCCTTGCGGAGAACGGCGCCGCCCTCGTCACCAACACCACCAGCGGCTCCATCACCGGCGCCGCCCACGGCGTCTGGCTGGGCGCCGGCGGCACCGTGTTCAACTCCGGCGCAATTCTCGGGCAGGCATTCTCGGGCAGGGGCGTTTACTCCGATGGCATCGCCACCGTCACCAACGCCGGCCTCATCCAGGGCGTTTACGAGGGCATCAATTTGTATGCCGGCGGCACCGTGGCCAACTCCGGCATTATCAGCGGCACCGATGGCTCGGCCGGCGACGGTGTTTACAGCACCAACGCCGGCACCTTGATCACCGTCACCAACAACAGCGCAGGCCTGATCGAGGGCGGCTGGAGGGGCATTGCCACATTCGGCAGCCTCGATGTTGTCAATTCCGGCACGATCACAGGCATGACCGGGCCTGGCATCTATGCCGGGGAGCGCGCCCTCGTCACCAACACCACCGGCGGCCTCATCAGCGGCGGCACGTGGGCCATCTTCCTCGAGGCCAACGCCGCCAACGAAGTCCGCCTCTGGAACGGCAGCACGCTTGCCGGCGCGCTCGAAATCAACGGCGACGCCTCCACGCTCACCCTCGCCGGCGCGTCCGGCTCGCAGTCCTACGCCGCCGCCGTCACCGGCAGCACCGTGTTCACCGGCACCCTCGTGAAAACCGGCTCCGGCGCTTGGGACCTCGACTCCCCCGCCGCGAGCCTCGCCGGCCTCGCCCAGCAGGCCACGCTCGTGCAGGCCGGCACCCTCGCCGTGGACTGGGCCGCGCACCAGCTCAACGCAGCCCCCGCCGACGTGACCGCCGGCGCGACCTTGCAAGTCAGGAAAAGCGGCACCGCCGCCGCCACCTTCGCCAGCCCGCTCACTGGCGCGGGCTATATTGACCTCTACAACGCCGCCGCCACCGCGGGCGGGGAGTTCGTCCTCGCCGCGGCCGCCGGCAACGCCTTCACCGGCACCATCGGCGTGCGCGGCGCGACGCGCACGGGCTACTTCCGCCTCGACGACAACGCCGAGGCCGCGCTCGCCGGCGCCACGCTGCTGCTCGGCGCAAATTCCGAGACCACGCTCGACGCCGACCGCACGATCGGCGGGCTCCACTTCGACGGCGGACGCGTCTTCATCATGACCGACACCGCCGCCTCGCCCATCACCCCCTGCGTGCTCACCGTGGGCACGCTGGCCGGCGCCAACGGCTCCTTCGGCCTGGGCGACGGCGCGCTCACCGGTCTCGACCTCCCGCGCCCGCCCGGCACCGGCGCGCTCACCGCCAACATCTTCGACGTGGACGCGATTGTCATCTCCGACAACCGCACCCCCATCGTGAAAGTCACCGGCTCCTCCTCCGTGGGCCACGGCACGGCCTACTCGCTGGTGGACACCGCCACCGCCGCGCTGGGCGAAAGCGGCACGATGGATTTCTACGACGCCACCGGCACGGACATCATCGGCAAAATCACCCACGGCTACAAAGCCGTCTATTACGATCCCGCCATCGACCCCGCCAGCGGCGCCTCCGGCCCGGGCGTCTATCTCGACTACGGCGTGACCGCCATCGAAAGCACGCACGCCACCACCGCCATCACGCTCGACCCGACCGGCTCGCATGACAAGACCCTCAGCGCGAAACTCGCCGGCGCCGGCGCGGGTTTCATCTTCACCGGCGCCGACACCATCACCCTCGCGCAGCAGGCCGGCTACACCGGCGCGACACTCATCACCGGTTCCGCCGTGCTCAAGGCCGGCGACGGCATCGCCGACATCATTGCCAGCAGCACGCGCGTGACGCTTGACGGGGAGCGCACCGGCTTCGACCTCGGCACCGCAAACCAGCGCGTGCAGGATTTCTCCGGCAGCGGCTCCGTGGCGCTGCGCGACGCCACTCTCACGGTGGATAACACCGGCTTTACCGGCACGCTCTCCGGCGCGGTCACCGGCGGCGCGGGCGGGCTCGCGCTCGCGGGCGGCAACCTCGCCCTCACCGGCACCGGCTCCTACACCGGCACGACCGCCGTGCAGACCGGCGCGACCCTCACCCTCGGCGACGGCACGACCCTCGGCGCGCTCGCCTCCGCCAGCCGCGTGTCCGTGGCCGCCGGAGGCACCTTCGCGCTCTGGCGTTCCGACGCGGTCACCTTTGCCAACACCGTCGCCGCCGACGGCATCATTGAGGTGAAAGCCGGCTCCGGTGACACCGCCTTCACCGGCCCGCTCACCGGCTCCGGCACCCTGGTGCAAAACGCCGCCGCGCTCGCCACGCTCTCCGGCGCGAACGACATCGCCCTGCTCGTCAACCGCGGCACGGCGCAAATCGGCACCGGCGGCGGCATCGGCAACGGCTGGGCGGACGACCGCCTCGACCGCTCCGTCACGCTCGCCGCCGCCGACACGAAGCTCATCCTCGACCGCTCCGACAATTTCTACATCGACACCGCCATCGCCGGCGCGGGCGCCGTGGACATCATCGGCGGCGGCACCACCGTCGTGCAGCGCCAGCAAACCTACACCGGCGCGACCTACGTGCGGGGCGACACCCTGCGCTCCGGCACGACCAACGTGTTTGCCGCCAGCGCGGGCCTGACCCTTGAGAATGCGGCCTTCGACCTCGCCGGCCACAACCAAACCCTCCAGCGCCTCCACGGTGCGCCCGGGAGCGCGGGCATTCCTGCCCGCGTGTATTATCACACCGACCAGATTGCCCACATCGCCCCCGACAACCAGCCGCTGCCAGCCTCGGCCTACGCCACCTTGACCACCGGCGAACTTACCGGCGCGACCGAGCAGCACCTGAACATCGACCTCGCCGGCCGCCTCAGCGACAGGCTTCAGGTCGGCACGCTGGCCACCGGCACGCACCGCTTCGTGCTCCACCGCACCACCACCACGGAAATCGACGATGCGAAGCGCACCTACGCCCTCGACATGCTCGCCCTGCCGATGGCTGCCAGCGACGACCCCGCCGTGCTCGACATCACCTCCAACGAATTCGAGATGGGCGCGCACACCTACCGGCTCTATCGCGGCGACGGCGGAAGAATCATGCCGGAGACAAACAAGTTCTACCTGTCCGGCGGCGATGCGCGCAGCCGCGCCGGCGACGCGATCTACTGGACCGCCGGGGTGGCCGGGCTCGACTGGCACTATTCGCTGGACAGCCTGCGCAAGCGCATGGGCGAGTTGCGCATGGGCGGGCTGCCCGAAAACGGAAACGTGTGGGTGACGGCCAACACCTACCGGCTCAACGCGGGCGGCGGCCTCGCCGGGGACGGCTTCACGCAGGACAGCTTCGGGATGACCGCAGGCGGAGACCGGCGCATCGACCTGTCCGGTGACCTCACGCTGCTGGCCGGCGGTTTCCTCTCCTTCGCCCGGCACGAGCGGGACTTTGAGCGCCACGGCAGCGGCGAGACCTCCGGCTTTGGCTTGGGCGGCTACGCGACAGTGCTGCACAAGGACGGCTGGTATGGCGACTTCGTGCTGCGCGCCGACCGCAACAGCAACAAGCTGCACTCGCAGGCGGTGGACGGCTTTGTGACCGACGCGCGCTACGGCAGCGAGGCGATGGGCGCGTCGCTGGAACTGGGCCGCTACGTGACCTCGGGCAACCTCTGGCTGGAGCCCTCGGTGCAGATGGCGCTGGCCCGTTTCGGCAGCGAGACCTACGACACGGAGCGCCAGACCGTTTACCACGAGCCCATCCATGTGCGCATCGACGGCGCGACGGCGGCGCAATACCGCCTGCAAATGCGCGGCGGCGTGGATCTCGGCCGCTGGCGTCCCTATCTCCGCGTGGCGGAGGTCAAGAGCGACACGGGCGGCGGCAAGCTGCACGTGGAAGGCCGCGAGTGGACGCCCGGCTTCGACGGCTGGCGTTTCGAGGCCGGCCTGGGCGCCGGCTACCTCATCGACGCGCAAAGCCAGTTGTATTTCGATTATGAATACAACAAGGCCGACGCCTACGAGCGCCCCTGGTCCCTGAGCCTCGGCTACCGCCGGGCCTGGTAA
- a CDS encoding Gfo/Idh/MocA family protein, giving the protein MKTVRIGIAGLGMGTLHANNILSGQIPRLELAAVADMDEARRAAFPGVKGFATAEEMIGSGLIDAILVATPHYSHTPIGIAALQAGLHVMMEKPLVVHKAEARRLLDAHTGKKQVFAVMFNQRTDPYYRKIREYIRNGDLGEVRRVNWIVTDWFRTEAYYASSAWRATWKGEGGGVLLNQCPHNLDMLQWLFGLPARVRAHAGFGRYHRIEVEDDVTAYIEFSNGATGVFVASTGEAPGTNRLEITGERGRVVYENDRITFTQNAAPMTQFSRVTAEAFARPATTEHVFDAPDHGEQHAGILKNFTGAILDGEKLIAPASEGLASVEIANAMLLSAWLDKDIPFPLDAELYEKMLNQRIAISSAPKVRKTVVNQPDFSKSFRR; this is encoded by the coding sequence ATGAAAACCGTTCGCATAGGCATCGCAGGACTCGGCATGGGCACGCTCCATGCCAACAACATCCTTTCCGGCCAAATCCCGCGCCTCGAGCTCGCCGCCGTCGCCGACATGGACGAGGCGCGCCGCGCCGCGTTTCCCGGCGTCAAGGGCTTCGCCACCGCCGAGGAGATGATCGGCTCCGGGCTGATCGACGCGATCCTCGTCGCCACGCCGCACTACTCGCACACGCCGATCGGCATCGCGGCGCTGCAGGCCGGGCTGCACGTGATGATGGAAAAACCGCTCGTCGTGCACAAGGCCGAGGCGCGCCGCCTGCTCGACGCGCACACCGGCAAAAAACAGGTCTTCGCGGTGATGTTCAACCAGCGCACCGATCCGTATTACCGGAAAATCCGCGAATACATCCGCAACGGCGACCTCGGCGAGGTGCGCCGCGTGAACTGGATCGTGACCGACTGGTTCCGCACCGAGGCCTACTACGCCTCGAGCGCCTGGCGCGCCACGTGGAAGGGCGAGGGCGGCGGCGTGCTGCTCAACCAGTGCCCGCACAACCTCGACATGCTCCAGTGGCTCTTCGGCCTGCCCGCGCGCGTGCGCGCCCACGCCGGGTTCGGGCGCTACCACCGCATCGAGGTCGAGGACGATGTCACGGCCTACATCGAGTTTTCCAACGGCGCGACCGGCGTGTTTGTCGCCTCCACCGGCGAGGCGCCCGGCACCAACCGCCTCGAAATCACCGGCGAGCGCGGCCGTGTCGTGTATGAGAACGACCGGATCACCTTCACGCAAAACGCCGCCCCGATGACGCAGTTCAGCCGCGTGACCGCCGAGGCGTTCGCGCGTCCCGCCACAACGGAGCATGTCTTCGACGCGCCGGACCACGGCGAGCAGCACGCCGGCATCCTGAAGAATTTCACCGGCGCGATTCTCGACGGGGAAAAACTGATCGCGCCCGCGTCCGAGGGGCTGGCCTCCGTCGAGATTGCCAACGCGATGCTGCTCTCCGCGTGGCTGGACAAGGACATCCCGTTCCCGCTCGACGCGGAGCTTTACGAAAAAATGCTCAACCAGCGCATCGCGATCTCCAGCGCGCCCAAGGTGAGGAAAACCGTCGTGAACCAGCCCGATTTTTCGAAATCGTTCCGGCGCTGA